The following proteins come from a genomic window of Acidimicrobiales bacterium:
- a CDS encoding RNA polymerase sigma factor, producing the protein MDEMSALLGAARAGKAGAFEELIAASRPELGRFCRFLVGPDEAEDVLQEAYLALWRALPSFRGECSARSWLFLIVRRSAQRLSERRGRAAPRRAAVMQPPPAPGARLELVELLATLDADRRSAFALTQLLGFSYAEAAAIAECPVGTIRSRVARAREELSARLLGEGVAPALGA; encoded by the coding sequence ATGGACGAGATGAGCGCGCTGCTCGGCGCGGCGCGCGCCGGGAAGGCGGGCGCCTTCGAGGAGCTCATCGCCGCCAGTCGGCCCGAGCTCGGCCGCTTCTGCCGCTTCCTCGTCGGCCCCGACGAGGCCGAGGACGTGCTGCAGGAGGCCTACCTCGCGCTCTGGCGGGCGCTCCCGAGCTTCCGCGGCGAGTGCAGCGCCCGCAGCTGGCTCTTCCTCATCGTCCGCCGCAGCGCGCAGCGCCTCTCCGAACGGCGCGGCCGCGCCGCGCCGCGCCGCGCCGCGGTGATGCAGCCGCCCCCCGCCCCCGGCGCGCGCCTCGAGCTCGTCGAGCTGCTCGCGACCCTCGACGCCGATCGGCGGAGCGCCTTCGCCCTCACCCAGCTCCTCGGCTTCTCCTACGCCGAGGCGGCCGCGATCGCCGAGTGCCCGGTGGGCACGATCCGCTCGCGTGTCGCGCGCGCCCGGGAGGAGCTCAGCGCGCGGCTGCTCGGCGAGGGCGTAGCGCCTGCGCTCGGCGCCTGA
- a CDS encoding class I SAM-dependent methyltransferase — protein sequence MRVPDQAATGFAAAATAYQQGRPTYPEALLAEISAERPLGPSSRLVDVGAGTGKFSALLAETGAEVLAVEPVASMIRELAAAHPRVHAINGEAHGLPFTASSVDLISAATAFHWFADDEAIAEFARVLKPGGLFALVSNRRDTDDPLGAALEDVLTKRRPVDLSRQSSADHLFARSALFTLARRADVPHVHQLLPEEVLALALSMSYIAPTAAVREEVTAEVRAFLPDEGPVAIGYHALVTLYRRLA from the coding sequence GTGCGGGTCCCCGACCAGGCAGCGACCGGCTTCGCCGCGGCCGCCACCGCCTACCAGCAGGGGCGTCCCACCTATCCCGAGGCGTTGCTCGCGGAGATCTCCGCGGAGCGGCCGCTCGGCCCGAGCTCCCGCCTCGTCGACGTGGGGGCGGGGACGGGCAAGTTCTCCGCCCTCCTCGCCGAGACCGGCGCGGAGGTGCTCGCCGTCGAGCCGGTCGCCTCGATGATCCGCGAGCTGGCCGCCGCGCACCCGAGGGTGCACGCGATCAACGGCGAGGCGCACGGCCTCCCCTTCACCGCTTCCTCGGTCGACCTCATCTCGGCGGCCACCGCCTTTCACTGGTTTGCCGACGACGAGGCGATCGCCGAGTTCGCCCGCGTCCTCAAGCCCGGCGGCCTCTTCGCCCTCGTCTCCAACCGCCGCGACACCGACGACCCGCTCGGCGCCGCCCTCGAGGACGTGCTCACCAAGAGGCGGCCGGTCGACCTCAGTCGCCAGTCCTCGGCCGACCATCTCTTTGCCCGCTCCGCCCTGTTCACGCTCGCCCGCCGGGCCGACGTGCCGCACGTCCACCAGCTCTTGCCCGAGGAGGTCCTCGCCCTCGCGCTCTCGATGAGCTACATCGCCCCGACCGCCGCGGTGCGCGAGGAGGTGACCGCCGAGGTGCGCGCCTTCCTCCCCGACGAGGGACCGGTGGCGATCGGCTACCACGCCCTCGTCACCCTCTACCGCCGACTCGCCTGA
- a CDS encoding metallophosphoesterase family protein, whose product MRVIVIADTHLRDGVAGRLPPPLLRALEGADLALHAGDVVTATALEELRALAPTRAVLGNNDHELHGLVPERLQLELSGLPVAMIHDSGQRAGREARLHRLFPAAALVVFGHSHVPLDAAGLGGQRLFNPGSPTQRRSQPRCSYGWLEIADGALRAHGIVEV is encoded by the coding sequence GTGCGCGTCATCGTGATCGCCGACACCCACCTCCGCGACGGGGTCGCCGGACGGCTCCCGCCCCCGCTGCTGCGGGCGCTCGAGGGCGCCGACCTCGCCCTCCACGCCGGTGACGTCGTCACCGCCACCGCCCTCGAGGAGCTCCGCGCGTTGGCGCCGACGCGGGCCGTCCTCGGCAACAACGACCACGAGCTGCACGGCCTTGTCCCCGAGCGGCTGCAGCTCGAGCTCTCCGGCCTGCCGGTGGCGATGATCCACGACTCCGGGCAGCGGGCCGGCCGCGAGGCGCGCCTGCACCGCCTCTTCCCCGCCGCCGCGCTGGTCGTCTTCGGCCACAGCCACGTGCCGCTCGACGCGGCCGGCCTCGGCGGCCAGCGGCTGTTCAACCCGGGCTCACCGACGCAGCGCAGGAGCCAGCCGCGCTGCAGCTACGGGTGGCTGGAGATCGCCGACGGGGCGCTGCGCGCGCACGGGATCGTCGAGGTCTGA
- a CDS encoding class I SAM-dependent methyltransferase, which translates to MEDFDAAAVFNEDFNYFYAERVGGARSDEEFSLLEGVAGPFPGRLVLDCCCGEGRIASRLHAAGARVVGLDRSPAYLAATRAAGCAAVVAGDARALPFRGAFDLVVCWYTSFGYFDDETNRAALSEMRRALRPGGRLVIDLDARAHLLRSGLPTQVRERGDDLMVEQFRYDAPASRVRAMRTVVRSGEVRRSDYFVRLFGEEELAAWLADGGFEAIELCDERGGAFTEGARRMVVSARRPLRAR; encoded by the coding sequence ATGGAGGACTTCGACGCCGCCGCGGTCTTCAACGAGGACTTCAACTACTTCTACGCCGAGCGTGTCGGCGGGGCGCGCAGCGACGAGGAGTTCTCCCTGCTCGAGGGGGTCGCGGGGCCCTTCCCCGGCCGCCTCGTGCTCGACTGCTGCTGCGGCGAGGGGCGCATCGCGAGCCGCCTCCACGCGGCGGGCGCACGCGTCGTCGGCCTCGACCGCTCTCCGGCCTACCTCGCGGCCACCCGCGCCGCCGGCTGCGCCGCGGTCGTGGCCGGGGATGCCCGTGCGCTCCCCTTCCGCGGCGCCTTCGACCTCGTCGTCTGCTGGTACACCTCTTTCGGCTACTTCGACGACGAGACGAACCGCGCTGCGCTCTCGGAGATGCGGCGGGCGCTGCGCCCCGGCGGCCGGCTGGTGATCGACCTCGACGCGCGCGCGCACCTGCTGCGCAGCGGCCTGCCCACCCAGGTGCGCGAACGGGGGGACGACCTCATGGTCGAGCAGTTCCGCTACGACGCCCCGGCCTCACGGGTGCGGGCGATGCGCACCGTCGTGCGTAGCGGCGAGGTGCGTCGCAGCGACTACTTCGTCCGCCTCTTCGGCGAGGAGGAGCTCGCGGCGTGGCTCGCCGACGGCGGCTTCGAGGCGATCGAGCTCTGCGACGAGCGGGGCGGCGCATTCACCGAGGGCGCCCGGCGGATGGTCGTGTCGGCGCGCCGGCCGCTGCGCGCCCGTTGA
- a CDS encoding phosphomannose isomerase type II C-terminal cupin domain: MEHSFIDTRPWGSYTVLVDAPDHKVKSITVEPGKRLSYQRHERRSEHWFVVSGSGFVILDEVTTAIGPASVIDVPVGVAHRIGNTGEDDLVFIEVQHGDYFGEDDIIRLQDDYGRDD, from the coding sequence GTGGAGCACTCCTTCATCGACACCCGCCCGTGGGGCAGCTACACCGTCCTCGTCGACGCGCCCGACCACAAGGTGAAGAGCATCACCGTCGAGCCGGGGAAGCGGCTCAGCTACCAGCGCCATGAGCGTCGCTCGGAGCACTGGTTCGTCGTGTCGGGGAGCGGCTTCGTGATCCTCGACGAGGTGACGACCGCGATCGGCCCGGCGTCGGTGATCGACGTCCCGGTCGGCGTCGCGCACCGCATCGGCAACACCGGCGAGGACGACCTCGTCTTCATCGAGGTGCAGCACGGGGACTACTTCGGGGAGGACGACATCATCCGCCTCCAGGACGACTACGGCCGGGACGACTGA
- a CDS encoding SCO family protein, producing MPGMGTSLNTHNPTIVAAFQSALLRQGLVAIAFLALLAIAWNVLRAAAYRRAAAPHVAGQQAVVAPEPAARRLLRIGFGCLWLFDGVLQGQASMPLGFASGVIAPAGASSPSWVRHLAGVSVTTWNDHPVTAAAAGVWIQVGIGLLLLVAPRGAWSRFAGLAAMSWGLVVWAFGESFGGLLGGGVTWLFGAPGAAFVYAVAGGLVCLREGAWTARLGRRLLFGMGLFYLAMALLQAWPGRGFWQGSFPGGAPGTLTGMIRDMAATPQPGWLARLVRDFSDLIGAHGFAVNLVAVVLLAAVGLAFCSGRRRALRWATVANAVLCVADWVLVEDLGFLGGVGTDPNTMLPFILLATAGLLASRGAAVAAAAPAPAAPPPGVPWRARLAGLLDRPAFLLRSLAALGAVVLLALGAVPMAVASLNPVADPILTEAIDGAPSPADFPLLSFSLQDQRGTTVTAASLRRKAVLLTFLDPVCTTDCPVIAQELKRADAMLGALAGRVEIVAVVANPLYHSLAAIRAFDATEGLSSLPNWLYLTGPVPVLQRLWANYDVAVAVAVAPGGAMVQHADIAYLIDPHGRVREILNSDPGPSSAASESSFSGVVVSSLEKVLP from the coding sequence ATGCCCGGAATGGGCACCAGCCTCAACACCCACAACCCGACGATCGTCGCCGCCTTCCAGTCGGCCCTGCTGCGCCAGGGCCTCGTCGCGATCGCGTTCCTCGCGCTCCTCGCGATCGCCTGGAACGTGCTGCGCGCCGCGGCCTACCGCCGCGCCGCCGCGCCGCACGTCGCCGGGCAGCAGGCGGTGGTCGCTCCCGAGCCCGCGGCGCGGCGGCTCCTGCGGATCGGCTTCGGCTGCCTGTGGCTCTTCGACGGGGTCCTGCAGGGTCAGGCCTCGATGCCCCTCGGCTTCGCCTCCGGCGTGATCGCCCCCGCGGGCGCGAGCTCACCGTCCTGGGTGCGCCATCTCGCCGGGGTGTCGGTGACGACCTGGAACGACCACCCCGTGACGGCCGCCGCGGCGGGGGTGTGGATCCAGGTCGGGATCGGCCTGCTGCTCCTCGTCGCGCCCCGCGGCGCGTGGTCGCGCTTCGCCGGCCTCGCGGCGATGTCCTGGGGGCTCGTGGTGTGGGCCTTCGGGGAGTCCTTCGGCGGCCTCCTCGGCGGCGGGGTGACGTGGCTCTTCGGGGCGCCGGGGGCGGCGTTCGTCTACGCCGTCGCGGGCGGGCTGGTCTGCCTGCGGGAAGGGGCGTGGACGGCGCGACTCGGCCGGCGGCTGCTCTTTGGGATGGGCCTCTTCTATCTCGCGATGGCGCTCCTGCAGGCCTGGCCGGGGCGCGGCTTCTGGCAGGGGAGCTTTCCCGGCGGCGCGCCGGGGACGCTCACCGGGATGATCCGCGACATGGCTGCGACCCCGCAGCCCGGGTGGCTGGCGCGCCTCGTCCGGGACTTCTCCGACCTCATCGGCGCGCACGGCTTCGCCGTGAACCTCGTCGCGGTAGTGCTCCTCGCGGCGGTCGGCCTTGCCTTCTGCTCGGGCCGCCGCCGCGCGCTGCGGTGGGCGACGGTCGCGAACGCCGTCCTGTGCGTCGCGGACTGGGTCCTCGTCGAGGACCTCGGCTTTCTCGGGGGTGTCGGCACCGACCCCAACACGATGCTCCCGTTCATCCTCTTGGCCACGGCGGGCCTGCTCGCGTCCCGTGGGGCGGCCGTCGCGGCGGCCGCCCCGGCGCCGGCGGCTCCTCCGCCGGGCGTTCCGTGGCGGGCGCGCCTCGCAGGGCTCCTCGATCGTCCGGCCTTCCTGCTGCGCAGCCTCGCCGCGCTCGGCGCGGTCGTGCTCCTCGCCCTCGGCGCCGTACCGATGGCGGTCGCCTCACTCAACCCGGTGGCCGACCCGATCCTCACCGAGGCGATCGACGGGGCGCCGAGCCCTGCCGACTTCCCGCTGCTGTCGTTCTCCCTACAGGACCAGCGCGGCACGACGGTGACGGCGGCGAGCCTGCGCCGCAAGGCGGTCCTGCTCACCTTCCTCGACCCCGTCTGCACCACCGACTGCCCCGTGATCGCCCAGGAACTGAAACGTGCCGACGCGATGCTCGGCGCGCTCGCCGGGCGCGTCGAGATCGTCGCCGTGGTCGCCAACCCGCTCTACCACTCGCTCGCCGCGATTCGGGCCTTCGATGCCACCGAGGGCCTCTCCTCGCTCCCCAACTGGCTCTACCTCACCGGCCCCGTGCCCGTGCTGCAGCGGCTGTGGGCGAACTACGACGTGGCGGTGGCGGTGGCGGTGGCGCCGGGCGGGGCGATGGTGCAGCACGCCGACATCGCCTATCTCATCGATCCGCACGGCCGGGTCCGGGAGATCCTGAACAGCGACCCCGGGCCAAGCAGCGCGGCGTCGGAGTCCTCGTTCTCCGGAGTCGTCGTCTCGAGCCTCGAGAAGGTGCTCCCGTGA
- a CDS encoding MFS transporter, translating to MPAPHEEAADPRRYLVLAVVTLVAFVTNLDATIVVVALPRLVASLHTTVTTGLWTVTAYVLSTTVFLLPAGRFSDGAGRRGTFVAGLVLFAAGTVACGVATSGGELVVLRFVQGAGGALGVATGTPILAETFPRRELGRAIGLYSMAWVLGSIIGPIAGGAIVDSLGWRWIFFATAPFAVAGAVLGVVVLRPDRRRPLPRLDWTGMAAFALALTALLLALTEGFAWGWGSPRVVGLLVVALGALGAFAAVERRAGAPLFDLALLASRTYRRGLVVVVCYATAFFATTFLLTFYLQGSLGLTPLHAGLLLIPLSAPQILLAPAGGHLADRLGPLRPMVAGLVLLGVAAVWCSRLSSMGSPLDVIAPLLLMSAANGLAWPGLVKAVLQTVSPERSGVASGMFFTLRSLGTALSFTLALVVAEASLPRAVALRIYLGTERVIGAGQTRALARATDAGFLAFAALYLVAVVVACGLYRRDRGRPAGAAAAGE from the coding sequence ATGCCCGCCCCGCACGAAGAGGCGGCTGACCCTCGTCGTTACCTCGTCCTCGCGGTGGTGACGCTCGTCGCGTTCGTCACCAACCTCGACGCGACGATCGTCGTGGTCGCCCTGCCGCGCCTCGTCGCGTCGCTGCACACGACCGTGACCACGGGGCTGTGGACGGTCACCGCCTACGTGCTCTCGACGACCGTCTTCCTCCTCCCCGCCGGGCGCTTCTCCGACGGCGCCGGCCGGCGCGGCACCTTCGTCGCCGGCCTCGTGCTCTTCGCGGCCGGCACGGTCGCCTGCGGCGTCGCCACCTCGGGGGGAGAGCTCGTCGTCCTCCGCTTCGTGCAGGGAGCGGGCGGTGCCCTCGGGGTCGCGACGGGGACCCCGATCCTCGCCGAGACCTTCCCGCGGCGCGAGCTCGGCAGGGCGATCGGCCTCTACTCGATGGCCTGGGTGCTGGGCTCGATCATCGGCCCGATCGCCGGCGGCGCGATCGTCGACAGCCTCGGGTGGCGCTGGATCTTCTTCGCCACCGCCCCCTTCGCCGTCGCCGGCGCGGTGCTCGGCGTGGTCGTCCTCCGCCCCGACCGCCGCCGCCCGCTGCCGCGCCTCGACTGGACCGGGATGGCGGCCTTCGCGCTGGCGCTCACGGCGCTCCTGCTCGCGCTCACCGAGGGCTTCGCGTGGGGCTGGGGGTCACCGCGGGTGGTCGGGCTGCTCGTCGTCGCACTGGGCGCGCTCGGCGCCTTCGCGGCCGTCGAGCGGCGGGCGGGCGCGCCGCTGTTCGATCTCGCGCTCCTCGCCTCGCGCACCTACCGCCGGGGCCTCGTCGTGGTCGTCTGCTACGCGACCGCGTTCTTCGCCACGACCTTCCTGCTCACCTTCTACCTGCAGGGCTCACTCGGCCTCACGCCCCTGCACGCCGGGCTGCTGCTGATCCCGCTCTCGGCGCCGCAGATCCTCCTCGCGCCCGCGGGCGGCCACCTCGCCGACCGCCTCGGCCCGCTCCGCCCGATGGTCGCCGGCCTCGTGCTGCTCGGCGTCGCCGCTGTCTGGTGCTCCCGGCTCTCCTCGATGGGGAGCCCCCTCGACGTGATCGCGCCTCTGCTGCTGATGTCGGCGGCGAACGGCCTCGCCTGGCCCGGCCTCGTGAAGGCGGTGCTGCAGACGGTCTCCCCCGAGCGTTCCGGTGTCGCCTCGGGGATGTTCTTCACCCTCCGCAGCCTCGGCACGGCGCTGTCGTTCACCCTCGCCCTCGTCGTCGCCGAGGCGAGCCTGCCGAGGGCGGTCGCGTTGCGCATCTACCTCGGGACCGAACGGGTCATCGGCGCCGGCCAGACACGGGCGCTCGCGCGCGCGACCGACGCCGGCTTCCTCGCCTTCGCGGCGCTCTACCTCGTGGCCGTGGTGGTCGCCTGCGGCCTCTACCGCCGCGACCGGGGGCGCCCCGCCGGGGCGGCGGCCGCCGGCGAGTGA
- a CDS encoding cytochrome c oxidase assembly protein: MAQMQGMSPVRFTLGNTFTHWVWSPFPLAVLVVLVLIGTWYLRADWLLATRGRRWPAGRRASFFGGLLAIELAIGSPVAAYTMRYFQAHVIQHLLLMVVAPPLLALGAPSTLLLQTASRRTKERWLGVLRSSWFALLSHPFTSWFLYFGVMILFFLTSLINTAMNHMALMDVINVVFLVGATLYWWPMVGVDPIIHWKMGYGARMLNILLGSAIEAFLGVAILAMTHPMASMYSLSSTHSGGALLWVSTEVVTLAAFIPIYFQWMRSEDRAAARADARAERVAAEPANAVPANPSAPRSAWEAAFFAKAGDLPAVTRASAPGEAPTA, from the coding sequence ATGGCGCAGATGCAGGGGATGAGCCCGGTCCGCTTCACGCTCGGCAACACCTTCACCCACTGGGTGTGGAGCCCGTTCCCGCTCGCCGTCCTCGTCGTCCTCGTCCTCATCGGCACCTGGTACCTGCGCGCCGACTGGCTCCTCGCCACCCGCGGGCGGCGCTGGCCGGCGGGGCGGCGGGCGTCCTTCTTCGGAGGACTGCTGGCGATCGAGCTCGCGATCGGCTCCCCGGTCGCCGCCTACACGATGCGCTACTTCCAGGCGCACGTGATCCAGCACCTGCTCCTCATGGTGGTGGCGCCGCCCCTCCTCGCGCTCGGCGCCCCCTCGACGCTGCTGCTGCAGACCGCCTCCCGACGCACCAAGGAGCGCTGGCTCGGCGTCCTCCGCTCGTCGTGGTTCGCGCTACTGAGCCACCCGTTCACCAGCTGGTTCCTCTACTTCGGGGTGATGATCCTCTTCTTCTTGACCTCGCTCATCAACACGGCGATGAACCACATGGCCCTGATGGACGTGATCAACGTGGTCTTCCTCGTCGGCGCCACCTTGTACTGGTGGCCGATGGTCGGCGTCGACCCGATCATCCACTGGAAGATGGGCTACGGCGCCCGGATGCTGAACATCCTTCTCGGCTCGGCGATCGAGGCCTTCCTCGGGGTCGCGATCCTCGCGATGACCCACCCCATGGCTTCGATGTACAGCCTCTCGAGCACCCACTCGGGCGGGGCGCTGCTCTGGGTCTCGACCGAGGTGGTGACGCTCGCCGCCTTCATCCCGATCTACTTCCAGTGGATGCGCTCCGAGGACCGCGCCGCGGCGCGCGCCGACGCGCGCGCCGAGCGGGTGGCGGCCGAACCCGCTAATGCGGTCCCGGCGAACCCCTCCGCGCCGCGCTCGGCCTGGGAGGCTGCCTTCTTCGCGAAGGCGGGCGACCTCCCCGCCGTGACACGCGCCTCCGCGCCCGGCGAGGCCCCCACCGCCTGA
- a CDS encoding ABC transporter substrate-binding protein encodes MADIDLSFAIASNPRSRPIISGRVKPQGIDLHCSTIHASELFWRQLSYQEFELSEMSMSSLLIAISRGIDTFVGIPIFTTRNFFHTGVLVREDRGIEQPSDLAGKRVGVPEYQQTAALWARGILQHEYGVDPRDLHWFMERPPEKSHGGATGFQPPPGVTLEYIPGDTDMGEMLATGELDAALHYLAGTNNLVDRSSRVFGPGSGVRPLFDARAESARYFAKTGVYPVNHCVAIRRDVLEAHPWIPLNLYSAFLEAKKVAAAESFGGGVSSSVSAAGLDPFLDTGTVGPEVQQALAVDLFPYGVQDNRELLETILLYSYEQGLSQRKLALEDVFYAPTLEL; translated from the coding sequence ATGGCGGACATCGATCTGAGCTTCGCGATCGCGTCGAACCCCCGGTCGCGGCCGATCATCTCCGGGCGGGTGAAGCCGCAGGGGATCGACCTCCACTGCTCGACGATCCACGCCTCGGAGCTCTTCTGGCGGCAGCTCAGTTACCAGGAGTTCGAGCTCTCCGAGATGTCGATGTCGAGCCTGTTGATCGCCATCTCCCGCGGCATCGACACTTTCGTCGGCATCCCGATCTTCACGACGAGGAACTTCTTCCACACCGGCGTGCTCGTCCGCGAGGACCGCGGCATCGAACAGCCGAGCGACCTCGCCGGCAAGCGCGTCGGGGTCCCCGAGTACCAGCAGACGGCCGCCCTCTGGGCGCGCGGCATCCTCCAGCACGAGTACGGCGTCGATCCCCGTGACCTGCACTGGTTCATGGAACGACCGCCCGAGAAGAGTCACGGCGGCGCCACCGGCTTCCAGCCGCCGCCGGGGGTGACGCTCGAGTACATCCCGGGCGACACCGACATGGGCGAGATGCTCGCCACCGGCGAGCTCGACGCGGCGCTCCACTACCTCGCCGGGACGAACAACCTCGTCGATCGGAGCAGCCGGGTCTTCGGCCCCGGCTCGGGCGTCCGTCCGCTCTTCGACGCCCGCGCCGAGTCGGCCCGCTACTTCGCGAAGACCGGGGTCTACCCCGTCAACCACTGCGTCGCGATCCGCCGTGACGTGCTCGAAGCCCACCCGTGGATCCCACTCAACCTCTACTCGGCCTTCCTCGAGGCGAAGAAGGTCGCCGCCGCGGAGTCCTTCGGCGGCGGGGTGTCGAGCTCGGTCTCGGCGGCCGGCCTCGACCCCTTCCTCGACACCGGCACCGTCGGCCCGGAGGTGCAGCAGGCGCTCGCGGTCGACCTCTTCCCCTACGGGGTGCAGGACAACCGCGAGCTCCTCGAGACGATCCTCCTCTACTCCTACGAGCAGGGGCTGAGCCAGCGGAAGCTCGCGCTCGAGGACGTCTTCTACGCGCCCACGCTCGAGCTGTAG
- a CDS encoding VOC family protein, whose product MAEQFPVGTPSWVDVVSTDLPRTRAFYLDLFDWDVREVEGGDGYSFFLKDGRLVAGASPAPSADEPSLWNTYVTVADVEVAAAAALAAGGSVRFPPMDVGERGRMAGLVDPSGAPVSVWQAGVAEGAELVNEPGAFCWNELQTTATEVAKPFYQSLFGWEERTSDFGGIAYTEWLREGQSVAGMMAMPPSVPSETSAFWLVYFSVVDCDDAVRRAEALGAEVLVPPFASPAGRFSVIQDPVGAVLAVITFAE is encoded by the coding sequence ATGGCGGAGCAGTTCCCGGTCGGCACGCCCTCCTGGGTGGACGTCGTGTCGACGGACCTTCCCCGGACGCGCGCCTTCTACCTCGACCTGTTCGACTGGGACGTGCGGGAGGTCGAGGGCGGCGATGGCTACTCGTTCTTCTTGAAGGACGGGCGCCTCGTCGCCGGAGCGTCACCGGCCCCCTCGGCCGACGAGCCGAGCCTGTGGAACACCTACGTCACGGTCGCCGACGTCGAGGTGGCCGCGGCCGCTGCGCTCGCGGCCGGCGGCAGCGTCCGCTTCCCGCCGATGGACGTCGGCGAGCGGGGGCGGATGGCCGGCCTCGTCGACCCCTCGGGGGCGCCGGTCTCGGTCTGGCAGGCGGGCGTGGCGGAGGGTGCCGAGCTCGTCAACGAGCCGGGCGCCTTCTGCTGGAACGAGCTGCAGACCACCGCCACCGAGGTGGCCAAGCCCTTCTACCAGTCGCTGTTCGGCTGGGAGGAGCGGACGAGCGACTTCGGGGGGATCGCCTACACCGAGTGGCTCCGCGAGGGGCAGTCGGTCGCGGGGATGATGGCGATGCCCCCCTCGGTGCCGTCCGAGACGTCCGCCTTCTGGCTCGTCTACTTCTCGGTCGTGGACTGCGACGACGCGGTGCGGCGCGCCGAGGCGCTCGGTGCCGAGGTGCTCGTCCCCCCCTTCGCCAGCCCGGCGGGGCGCTTCTCGGTGATCCAGGATCCCGTCGGCGCGGTCCTCGCGGTGATCACCTTCGCCGAGTAG
- a CDS encoding aldo/keto reductase, whose translation MDYRTFGRTGLRVSVAGIGAGGASRLGLSYGGSEEQAIAVMHRAIDLGINYFDTAESYQTEEVVGRALAGHRDEVVISSKIAPFHPDGVMLTRAELREAVEAALTKLQTEVVDVYHLHRPSLEHYDYCRNELVPELEAMRDEGKLRFLALSESTSLDNRHSMLHRAVEDDCWDVIMTGFNLFNQSARDEVFPGTIEKGVAVEIMGAARGPFSRPEVLGGEVARLVSAGELDPSKVDPEQPLSFLDAAPGVDSMADASYRFAAHEPGVNVVLIGTGKIEHLEENVAALSGGPLPDAVREVMVEGYGHLALGRG comes from the coding sequence ATGGACTACCGAACCTTTGGCCGGACCGGCCTACGCGTCAGCGTCGCCGGCATCGGAGCAGGGGGTGCGAGCCGCCTCGGGCTGTCGTACGGCGGCAGCGAGGAGCAGGCGATCGCCGTCATGCACCGCGCCATCGACCTCGGCATCAACTACTTCGACACCGCCGAGTCGTACCAGACCGAGGAGGTCGTCGGACGGGCGCTCGCCGGTCACCGTGACGAGGTGGTGATCTCCTCCAAGATCGCCCCCTTCCACCCCGACGGCGTGATGCTCACCCGTGCCGAGCTGCGCGAGGCGGTGGAGGCGGCGCTCACCAAGCTCCAGACCGAGGTCGTCGACGTCTACCACCTGCACCGGCCGTCCCTCGAGCACTACGACTACTGCCGGAACGAGCTCGTCCCCGAGCTCGAGGCGATGCGCGACGAGGGCAAGCTGCGCTTCCTCGCCCTCTCGGAGAGCACGAGCCTCGACAACCGTCACTCGATGCTGCACCGCGCCGTCGAGGACGACTGCTGGGACGTGATCATGACCGGCTTCAACCTCTTCAACCAGAGCGCGCGCGACGAGGTCTTCCCCGGCACGATCGAGAAGGGCGTCGCCGTCGAGATCATGGGAGCGGCACGCGGCCCGTTCAGCCGCCCGGAGGTCCTCGGCGGCGAGGTCGCCCGCCTCGTCAGCGCCGGAGAGCTCGACCCCTCCAAGGTCGACCCCGAGCAGCCCCTCTCGTTCCTCGACGCCGCGCCCGGCGTGGACTCGATGGCCGACGCCTCCTACCGCTTCGCGGCGCACGAGCCGGGCGTCAACGTGGTGCTCATCGGGACCGGCAAGATCGAGCACCTCGAGGAGAACGTCGCCGCCCTCTCCGGCGGCCCGCTGCCGGACGCGGTGCGCGAGGTGATGGTCGAGGGCTACGGCCACCTCGCCCTCGGGCGGGGCTGA